From the genome of Bradyrhizobium elkanii USDA 76, one region includes:
- a CDS encoding branched-chain amino acid ABC transporter permease gives MLALQILIDGFAISALYALGATGFTLIFGVSGVLNLSHGAIMVAAAVAAWAAASVLHLDIYTGALFGVGVALIVSFATYFAVVKPIQNSRRIPNEEKEIFVLTGTLLWGIMIQELIAYFFTNNAKTVLPIVEGVVDIFGNRTPRNNIFTALVCCLVIGLLWLLVNRTRTGKAVLAASMNPRGVTLLGLELTQIYIVVWGIYGILAGIAGVLLGMFLGVSSYSVGPLTASAFSIVVLGGLGSVSGSLIAAFVVGYLETITAYMISPAYRTIPALLLLVFVMYIRPQGLLGRR, from the coding sequence ATGCTTGCCCTACAAATCCTGATCGATGGCTTTGCCATCAGTGCGCTCTATGCGCTCGGCGCGACCGGCTTCACCCTGATCTTCGGTGTCTCCGGCGTTCTCAACCTCTCCCACGGTGCCATCATGGTGGCCGCAGCGGTTGCGGCCTGGGCCGCGGCCAGCGTGCTGCACCTCGACATCTACACCGGCGCGCTGTTCGGTGTCGGCGTCGCGCTGATCGTGTCGTTCGCGACCTATTTCGCGGTCGTCAAGCCGATCCAGAATTCGAGGCGGATCCCCAACGAGGAGAAGGAAATCTTCGTCCTCACCGGCACCCTGCTGTGGGGCATCATGATCCAGGAGCTGATCGCCTATTTCTTCACCAACAACGCCAAGACGGTGCTGCCGATCGTCGAGGGTGTCGTCGATATCTTCGGCAACCGCACGCCGCGCAACAATATCTTCACCGCGCTGGTCTGCTGCCTCGTGATCGGTCTGCTGTGGCTGCTGGTGAACCGCACCAGGACCGGCAAGGCGGTTCTGGCGGCCTCGATGAACCCGCGCGGCGTCACGCTGCTCGGGCTCGAGCTCACCCAGATCTACATCGTGGTGTGGGGCATCTACGGCATTCTCGCCGGCATCGCCGGCGTCCTGCTCGGCATGTTCCTCGGCGTCAGCTCCTACAGCGTCGGGCCGCTGACCGCGAGCGCGTTCTCGATCGTCGTGCTCGGCGGCCTCGGCAGCGTGTCGGGCTCGCTGATCGCGGCCTTCGTCGTCGGCTATCTCGAGACCATCACGGCCTACATGATCTCGCCGGCCTATCGCACCATTCCGGCGCTGCTGCTTCTGGTGTTCGTGATGTATATCCGGCCTCAGGGCCTGCTCGGGAGGCGCTGA
- a CDS encoding branched-chain amino acid ABC transporter permease, translated as MASFFSSRLFFISLVCVAVAATLPFYVSGYILGLLTVAFYFGVFAMAWDLLFGFAGEVNFGPTFLIGTGAYTAGILNNQFGWSVYVCILLGALASVVAGFVLALPALRVRGPYFGLTTLVAVLMLQNFVVVFADLTGGEIGLTIPDVITINAGANYWIALGFMTVSAAILYGLSQSPVGLVLQASGQDPVQAGALGFNIVKHKLAAFIVSAFFSGLSGALLVFYFGTASVGTVVDVAVGVNVIVSAVLGGRRTVLGAALGAIFLIVAGEFLRPTGELATFIVSAVALLVVLFFPGGFLGAALSREARS; from the coding sequence ATGGCCAGCTTCTTTTCCTCGCGCCTGTTCTTCATTTCGCTGGTCTGCGTGGCGGTCGCCGCGACGCTGCCGTTCTACGTCTCGGGCTACATCCTCGGGCTGCTGACCGTCGCATTCTATTTCGGCGTGTTCGCGATGGCCTGGGACCTCTTGTTCGGCTTCGCCGGCGAGGTGAATTTCGGGCCGACCTTCCTCATCGGCACCGGCGCCTACACCGCCGGGATCCTCAACAACCAGTTCGGCTGGTCGGTCTATGTCTGCATCCTGCTCGGCGCGCTGGCGTCGGTCGTCGCGGGCTTCGTGCTGGCGCTGCCGGCGCTGCGAGTGAGGGGACCGTATTTCGGCCTGACCACGCTGGTCGCGGTCTTGATGCTGCAGAACTTCGTCGTGGTGTTCGCCGATCTCACCGGCGGCGAGATCGGGCTCACCATTCCCGACGTCATCACCATCAATGCCGGCGCCAATTACTGGATCGCGCTCGGCTTCATGACCGTGAGCGCGGCCATCCTGTACGGCCTGTCGCAATCGCCGGTCGGCCTCGTGCTGCAGGCGAGCGGGCAGGACCCGGTGCAGGCCGGCGCGCTCGGCTTCAACATCGTCAAGCACAAGCTCGCGGCCTTCATCGTCAGCGCCTTCTTCTCGGGACTGTCGGGCGCGCTGCTGGTGTTCTACTTCGGCACCGCCTCGGTCGGCACCGTGGTCGACGTCGCCGTCGGCGTGAACGTGATCGTCTCCGCGGTGCTCGGCGGCCGGCGCACGGTGCTGGGGGCCGCGTTAGGCGCGATCTTCCTGATCGTGGCCGGCGAATTCCTGCGCCCGACCGGCGAGCTTGCGACCTTCATCGTCTCGGCGGTGGCGCTGCTCGTCGTCCTGTTCTTCCCCGGCGGTTTCCTCGGAGCGGCCCTGTCACGCGAGGCGCGCTCTTAA
- a CDS encoding ABC transporter substrate-binding protein, producing MGLLAAAPSGALAADTLKIGVIAEAQAIAGASIPQAAQLAADEINAKGGIDGRKIEIVSYDNHSSSADSVRAFQRAVNEDKVNVVISSYISEVVLALEPWASRLKTPFVTPGAASNEISKSVHADYEKNKYTFHGYLTSAALALSVCDAAKELLVDQKHMKTAVIMSEDAAWTKPLDVGYEECLPKIGLKVVDHIRFSPDTTDFTPIFNKVEGSKPDVIITGISHVGVQPTVQWKNQQVPIPMFGISSQATNETFGKDTNDAAEGVLYQGVSGPNVAVTPKSVPFAEGFKKRYGNYPSYAGYTAYDEVYYIADAVKRAGSVEADKMVDALEKTDWEGTIGRVQFYGKDDPFTHSIKYGKGLITGLMLQWQGGKQVAVWPKEVAKSDLKFPSFIKVTTN from the coding sequence TGTTGGCTGCGGCGCCCAGCGGAGCGCTGGCTGCCGACACCCTCAAGATCGGCGTGATCGCCGAAGCGCAGGCGATTGCCGGTGCATCGATCCCGCAGGCGGCGCAGCTGGCCGCCGACGAGATCAACGCCAAGGGCGGCATCGACGGCCGCAAGATCGAGATCGTCAGCTACGACAACCACTCGTCCTCGGCGGATTCGGTGCGCGCGTTCCAGCGCGCGGTCAACGAAGACAAGGTCAACGTCGTCATTTCGAGCTACATCAGCGAAGTGGTGCTGGCGCTCGAGCCCTGGGCTTCGCGCCTGAAGACGCCGTTCGTCACGCCCGGCGCCGCCTCCAATGAGATCAGCAAGAGCGTCCACGCCGATTACGAGAAGAACAAGTACACCTTCCACGGCTACCTGACCTCGGCCGCGCTGGCGCTGTCGGTCTGCGATGCCGCCAAGGAGCTCCTGGTCGATCAGAAGCACATGAAGACCGCGGTCATCATGAGCGAGGATGCGGCGTGGACCAAGCCGCTCGACGTCGGCTACGAGGAGTGCCTGCCCAAGATCGGGCTCAAGGTCGTCGACCATATCCGTTTCTCGCCCGACACCACGGACTTCACGCCGATCTTCAACAAGGTCGAAGGCTCCAAGCCCGACGTGATCATCACCGGCATCTCGCATGTCGGCGTGCAGCCGACAGTGCAGTGGAAGAACCAGCAGGTGCCGATTCCGATGTTCGGCATTTCCTCGCAGGCGACCAACGAGACCTTCGGCAAGGACACCAACGACGCGGCGGAAGGCGTGCTGTATCAGGGCGTGTCCGGCCCGAACGTCGCGGTGACGCCGAAGTCGGTGCCGTTCGCGGAGGGCTTCAAGAAGCGCTACGGCAACTATCCATCCTACGCGGGCTACACCGCCTATGACGAGGTCTACTACATCGCCGATGCGGTGAAGCGCGCCGGCTCGGTCGAGGCCGACAAGATGGTCGATGCGCTGGAGAAGACCGACTGGGAAGGCACCATCGGACGCGTCCAGTTCTACGGCAAGGACGATCCGTTCACCCATTCGATCAAGTACGGCAAGGGCCTGATCACCGGACTGATGCTGCAGTGGCAGGGCGGCAAGCAGGTCGCGGTCTGGCCGAAGGAGGTCGCCAAGAGCGACCTCAAGTTCCCGAGCTTCATCAAGGTCACCACGAACTGA